A single Pyxicephalus adspersus chromosome 8, UCB_Pads_2.0, whole genome shotgun sequence DNA region contains:
- the LOC140336882 gene encoding toll-like receptor 7, whose translation MDNGFFPRLALVLIFGVSASLCIFPKFLPCDDEKNATVVECSGRPLKHVPPIISDRVIELDLSLNKLRDLTKRTFAGVPNLKKINISMNCRPTNLRPDKKKCSLSIEPKTLVKLKLLEDLDLSGNSLTTVPFLPKNIKYLNLNLNHIYTLTELDFAGLTKLISLQMGSNCYYQNTCEQEFSISEGALGNITSMEILGLSFNNISSFPRNLPASLLELYLAENRIWKIDKEDLCYLSKLQKLDLQLNCQWCDYIAQPCFPCQNNSALQLGLGAFDCLTNLTDLNLRGNSLPTMNSSLFQGLSTLTHLDLSDNRLDFAKETFFSKLPNLKTLDLSFNLGPYEYIHERLVINPIATAMKSLQQIFLMGYYFNILDSGIQPLLNLPNLKEINLGKNFIQKANLSMIWLNKRVRRVDLAGNLISFQKTCEKRTNELPASFSHRYKDNVSGLIELQHDRNVIYGNSKKGSTDCWHYKRSVDLSFNNLMALHSDNFVGMEDIEWLNISYNYINQRLDGDQFGNLKSLLHLDLSYNRFDLYHYFAFSELPNLRILNLAHNEYQFMLKGVTHRLNFLENLTNLIELNLNHNMIGLRVTKELKNPSLERLFFRKNQLVNLWEYGKQAYFTMFTNLTRLKLLDISYNKLTVIPVEVLEYFPVSLETLIISHNDLYSFHWEKIIHLVNLTYLDLSHNSLTCLYSTSLRSKITSLNLKSNKITSVSKEFFESYLNLKDLFLSKNRIQTINVNSFPKQLLQTLQHLDVRKNPFDCSCHTSWFIQFLMETRIVVPRLSTDVICDSPDSMRGKLLPSMNPESCQDLYGQTCFVCSALLVIGLLVVSLTWKLFSWDLWYLSQVLVAFIRPYSKLPGPSEEYDAFVVFNTNDDAVTDWVYNELLVQLESTGRFNLCLEDRDWLAGKSSIENLYEAIYKSKRTVFILDHEGFNTGLLCHAFLMSHQRLLDEKRDVVVLVILDQTMKMSRYLLTRKRICPKTFLIWPRNPRAHRHFWHRLQKLLRKDSQHYYDPQLQKQLAQ comes from the exons ATG GACAATGGATTTTTTCCAAGATTGGCTCTAGTGTTGATTTTTGGGGTTTCTGCCTCACTCTGCATCTTCCCAAAGTTTCTCCCTTGTGATGATGAAAAAAATGCCACGGTAGTGGAATGTAGTGGCCGTCCCCTGAAGCACGTTCCTCCCATCATATCAGATCGAGTCATTGAATTGGACCTGTCATTAAATAAACTGAGAGATCTAACCAAGAGAACTTTTGCTGGAGTGCCAAATctgaaaaagataaatataagcATGAACTGCCGGCCCACAAACCTGAGACCggacaaaaaaaagtgcagtctGAGTATTGAACCAAAGACATTGGTAAAGCTGAAGCTTCTAGAAGATCTGGACCTGAGTGGGAACAGCCTGACCACAGTGCCTTTCCTccccaaaaacattaaataccTAAATCTTAATCTCAATCATATTTACACGCTGACAGAGCTGGATTTTGCTGGATTAACAAAACTGATATCTTTACAAATGGGATCAAACTGTTATTACCAGAACACGTGTGAGCAGGAGTTCAGTATTTCAGAAGGAGCCCTAGGAAATATAACCTCAATGGAAATACTGGGGCTTTCCTTTAATAACATAAGTTCCTTCCCTAGAAACCTTCCTGCCTCTCTCTTAGAATTATATCTAGCAGAAAATAGGATCTGGAAGATTGACAAAGAGGACCTGTGCTACCTCAGCAAGCTGCAGAAACTGGATTTGCAGTTGAATTGCCAGTGGTGTGACTACATCGCCCAGCCTTGCTTTCCCTGCCAAAACAACAGTGCCCTGCAGCTTGGACTGGGAGCTTTCGACTGTCTCACCAACCTCACCGACCTCAACCTGAGAGGAAACTCACTTCCCACCATGAACAGTTCTCTGTTTCAGGGGCTAAGCACTTTGACCCATTTGGATTTATCTGATAACCGTCTTGATTTTGCAAAGGAGACATTTTTCTCAAAATTACCAAACTTGAAAACCTTGGACCTGAGTTTTAACCTTGGCCCATATGAATACATACATGAGAGATTAGTTATAAACCCGATTGCCACTGCTATGAAGTCTCTCCAACAGATCTTCTTGATGGGATACTACTTCAATATTCTGGATTCCGGCATCCAACCTCTGCTCAATCTGCCAAACCTGAAAGAAATTAATCTCGGCAAAAACTTTATACAAAAAGCAAACCTCAGCATGATATGGTTAAATAAGCGAGTGCGTAGAGTGGATTTAGCAGGAAATCTGATTTCTTTTCAAAAAACCtgtgaaaaaagaacaaatgaatTGCCGGCTTCTTTTTCCCATCGATATAAGGATAATGTTTCTGGCTTGATAGAGCTCCAACATGACAGGAATGTGATATATGGGAACTCTAAGAAAGGATCCACAGACTGCTGGCACTATAAGCGGTCTGTTGATTTATCCTTTAATAATCTGATGGCTCTGCACTCAGATAACTTTGTGGGAATGGAAGACATTGAATGGCTGAACATTAGCTACAATTACATCAACCAACGGCTGGATGGGGATCAGTTCGGGAATCTGAAGTCGCTGCTTCATTTGGATCTCTCATACAACAGATTTGATTTGTACCATTACTTTGCTTTTAGTGAACTGCCGAACCTCCGAATATTAAATCTGGCTCATAATGAGTATCAGTTCATGCTGAAAGGAGTAACCCACAGGCTTAATTTCTTGGAGAATCTCACAAATCTGATCGAACTCAACCTAAACCACAACATGATTGGCTTGCGTGTAACAAAAGAACTTAAAAACCCTTCACTGGAGAgactttttttcaggaaaaaccAACTGGTGAACTTGTGGGAATATGGTAAACAGGCGTATTTCACAATGTTCACCAACCTGACCCGTCTGAAATTACTGGACATCAGCTACAATAAGCTGACGGTCATCCCAGTTGAAGTTTTGGAATATTTTCCTGTATCACTTGAAACGCTCATCATCTCCCACAATGATCTTTATTCCTTCCACTGGGAGAAAATCATCCATCTTGTAAATCTTACCTACTTGGATCTCAGTCATAACTCCCTGACATGTCTTTACAGCACAAGCTTGAGAAGCAAGATCACCTCCTTAAACCTGAAATCAAACAAAATCACTTCTGTAAGCAAAGAATTTTTTGAATCCTATCTGAACCTCAAAGATTTATTCCTATCCAAAAACCGCATTCAAACCATTAATGTGAACAGTTTCCCAAAGCAGCTCCTCCAAACTTTACAACACTTGGACGTGAGGAAAAACCCTTTTGATTGTTCTTGTCATACCAGTTGGTTCATCCAGTTCCTGATGGAGACAAGGATTGTAGTTCCCAGGCTCTCCACAGATGTGATCTGTGATTCCCCAGACAGCATGAGAGGGAAGTTGCTGCCTTCTATGAACCCAGAGTCATGCCAGGATTTGTATGGCCAAACTTGCTTTGTATGTTCAGCTCTTCTGGTGATTGGATTGTTGGTGGTCTCCCTAACGTGGAAACTTTTCTCATGGGATTTGTGGTACCTGAGCCAGGTGCTTGTGGCATTCATACGTCCATACTCCAAGTTACCCGGGCCCTCAGAGGAATACGATGCCTTTGTAGTGTTTAATACAAATGATGATGCTGTAACAGACTGGGTCTACAATGAGCTTCTGGTGCAGTTGGAAAGCACGGGCCGATTTAACCTGTGCCTGGAAGACAGAGATTGGCTTGCTGGAAAATCAAGCATTGAGAACCTATATGAAGCTATTTATAAAAGCAAGAGAACAGTGTTTATTCTGGATCATGAAGGATTTAATACTGGGCTTCTCTGTCATGCCTTTTTAATGTCCCATCAGAGATTATTGGATGAGAAAAGAGATGTGGTGGTTCTTGTGATTCTTGATCAAACAATGAAAATGTCTCGATATTTATTGACCAGAAAGAGAATTtgcccaaaaacatttttgatctGGCCAAGGAACCCCAGAGCACACAGACACTTCTGGCACCGGCT
- the CDHR4 gene encoding LOW QUALITY PROTEIN: cadherin-related family member 4 (The sequence of the model RefSeq protein was modified relative to this genomic sequence to represent the inferred CDS: substituted 1 base at 1 genomic stop codon), whose protein sequence is MSHVCNMCPNLFCVYYCRSPTTGPVSEQSVVSYQQREEEEAAHRTGENLKDLRWKDTQFFTLSDHTYRAMGSPTPMLLCLTLLLIPEAWGQAEFLFLPGTVSIPESSPIGTSVYNFTLFNCTSINPTVTITSVIPPATYFNTPTQTVTGSDYNLEITLSSTATLNAQMVNEYILEITAVCGSSTITNQLFVKIIDDLREPQCEPKFSSQAGDIVRVFSDVPGSTTIYNVVLRQPKYRPVTYKITSPSPSSFTISSSGSVQAPAAGFSNTNAYYQLQIKVIDSAGNTCNGTLNVYVLPVHQNTINFTSSSYSVTIPENGGPSYMVTVMKASGNNVLYDLVSPSTIYYIEPVSGTIRTTFNLDLDTNPSLITTILKVRAXDRNQHTDSATTMVTITVTDVNDIAPQCSPAIVVDQVPQTAPIGYVFAKFQCTDPDYNSTGLTYSITPNANSQYSFRMVGSELQIKNTLNYDSYEMASVSFQYSATVVVTDNGTPKMTTNIPVFVTVTPVNNYIPVCVGPFAYSVNENAPFGTVVGQLNATDADYPFNNVEYSIDGGQNPTKFYIVPRTGEIKLLGPMDFETQTSYSLKIKVVDLKNDIIPDPTNQKTAYCSITINVQDYNDNPPICTPPFYDETIYSTLLTTTSIVSLTCSDIDVSTPGLSYTIVGGNTNNRFRMNGNSVMHNPFSYNRDGVYDPTQYQLLVLVTDSTTSPQYSTTATVFITVVPWTTTQPTTTSTTPTPEKRTTIVNQTLEYWQPNIWFMVVLTITGALFLAAIGLLSWALYTRYSLCLRGPNEEKNPLLQDRSLQNPEPPANQNQQPPPPSKEKKDMAPISPLSLQFDGRAQDPVTGREYLFNSHNGERRWI, encoded by the exons ATGTCACATGTGTGTAATATGTGTCCCAACTTGTTCTGTGTTTACTATTGTAGATCCCCGACAACTGGGCCAGTGTCAGAGCAAAGTGTTGTTAGTTACCAGcaaagagaagaggaggaggcTGCACACAGGACAG GTGAAAACCTCAAAGATCTGCGCTGGAAAGACACCCAATTCTTCACCCTGAGCGACCACACATACAGAGCCATGGGGTCACCAACCCCCATGCTTCTGTGTCTCACCCTCCTGCTCATCCCTGAGGCTTGGGGACAAG CAGAATTCCTCTTCTTGCCGGGCACAGTGTCTATTCCAGAAAGTTCTCCCATCGGCACCTCCGTCTATAACTTCACCCTGTTTAACTGCACCAGCATCAACCCCACCGTCACCATCACCAGCGTCATTCCCCCAGCAACTTACTTCAACACCCCAACGCAGACCGTCACTGGCTCGGACTACAATCTAGAG ATCACACTCAGTAGCACAGCGACTCTGAATGCACAAATGGTGAATGAATACATCCTGGAGATCACCGCTGTGTGTGGCAGTAGTACCATCACCAATCAGCTGTTTGTCAAAATCATAGATGACCTCCGGGAGCCACAGTGTGAGCCTAAGTTCTCCAGCCAAG CTGGAGACATTGTACGAGTCTTCTCTGATGTCCCGGGGTCCACCACCATCTACAATGTAGTGTTACGGCAACCCAAGTACAGACCGGTGACG TACAAGATCACCTCCCCCAGTCCATCATCCTTCACCATCTCATCCTCTGGAAGTGTCCAGGCTCCCGCTGCAGGATTCTCCAATACCAATGCA TATTACCAGCTGCAGATCAAGGTCATCGACTCAGCAGGAAACACATGCAATGGAACACTCAATGTCTATGTCCTTCCTGTACACCAGAACACCATCAACTTCAC GTCATCTTCGTATAGTGTCACCATCCCAGAGAACGGTGGGCCCAGCTATATGGTGACTGTGATGAAAGCCTCTGGGAATAATGTTCTGTATGATCTGGTCAGTCCCAGCACCATCTACTACATTGAGCCAG TCTCTGGGACGATCAGGACAACATTTAATCTAGACCTGGACACCAATCCGTCACTGATCACCACCATCCTGAAGGTCCGAGCCTAGGACCGCAACCAGCACACTGACAGCGCCACCACCATGGTGACAATTACTGTTACTGATGTCAATGACATCGCTCCACAGTGCAGCCCTGCCATCGTAGT GGATCAGGTTCCACAAACCGCTCCGATTGGATACGTGTTTGCCAAATTCCAATGTACAGATCCAGATTATAACAGCACTGGCCTCACCTATTCCATCACTCCGAATGCCAACTCCCAGTACTCTTTCCGTATGGTGGGCTCAGAGCTGCAG ATCAAGAATACGCTGAACTACGACTCATATGAAATGGCGAGTGTTAGTTTTCAGTATTCAGCCACAGTTGTTGTCACTGATAATGGAACCCCGAAGATGACCA CCAACATTCCAGTGTTTGTCACTGTTACCCCGGTGAATAATTATATTCCTGTATGTGTCGGACCCTTTGCATACTCCGTCAATGAGAATGCACCGTTTGGGACTGTTGTGGGACAGCTGAATGCCACAGACGCTGACTATCCTTTTAATAATGTGGAGTACAGTATTGATGGTGGACAGAACCCAACAAAGTTCTACATCGTCCCAAGGACTG GAGAGATTAAACTGCTCGGCCCCATGGACTTCGAGACTCAGACCTCCTACAGCCTGAAGATCAAAGTAGTGGATCTAAAAAATGACATCATACCAGATCCAACTAACCAAAAGACTGCATACTGCTCCATCACCATCAATGTGCAG GACTACAATGATAATCCCCCCATCTGTACCCCTCCATTTTATGATGAGACAATCTATTCCACCCTCCTGACAACGACCTCGATTGTATCACTGACCTGCAGTGACATAGACGTTTCCACTCCTGGGCTGTCTTACACCATTGTGGGCG GAAACACTAATAACCGATTTCGGATGAACGGCAATAGCGTCATGCACAACCCGTTCTCCTATAACCGCGATGGGGTGTATGACCCCACACAATACCAGCTCCTTGTCCTGGTAACAGACAGCACCACCTCTCCTCAGTACAGTACCACAGCCACTGTGTTCATCACCGTTGTCCCCTGGACCACCACGCAGCCCACCACCACATCCACAACACCG ACCCCAGAAAAGAGAACGACGATTGTGAATCAGACGCTGGAGTACTGGCAGCCCAACATCTGGTTCATGGTGGTCCTCACCATCACTGGCGCACTCTTCCTTGCCGCCATTGGTTTGCTGAGCTGGGCCCTGTATACAAG ATACTCGTTATGTTTACGAGGCCCAAATGAGGAAAAGAACCCCCTCCTGCAGGACCG ATCATTACAGAACCCCGAGCCCCCAGCTAACCAAAACCAACAGCCGCCTCCCCCATCCAAGGAGAAGAAAGACATGGCTCCAATCAGCCCGCTGAGCCTG cAGTTTGATGGCAGAGCTCAGGACCCAG